In Lagenorhynchus albirostris chromosome 14, mLagAlb1.1, whole genome shotgun sequence, one DNA window encodes the following:
- the LOC132532365 gene encoding small ribosomal subunit protein eS27-like, with amino-acid sequence MPLAKGLLHPSPEEEKRKHKKKRLVQGPNSYFMDVKCPGCYTMTTVFSHAQTVVLCVGCSTILCQPTGGKARLTEGCSFRRKQH; translated from the coding sequence ATGCCTCTCGCAAAGGGTCTCCTTCATCCCTCtccagaagaggagaagaggaaacacaAGAAGAAGCGGCTGGTGCAGGGCCCCAATTCCTATTTCATGGATGTGAAATGCCCAGGATGCTATACAATGACCACCGTCTTTAGCCATGCACAAACAGTAGTTTTGTGTGTTGGCTGCTCTACCATCCTCTGCCAGCCTACAGGAGGAAAAGCAAGGCTTACAGAAGGGTGCTCTTTCAGACGGAAGCAGCACTAA